One window of the Primulina eburnea isolate SZY01 chromosome 18, ASM2296580v1, whole genome shotgun sequence genome contains the following:
- the LOC140819639 gene encoding 26S proteasome regulatory subunit 8 homolog A-like, with product MATAAISSRPADKSKLNHQQGVSGPGGGEGLRQYYQQRIQDIQLLVRQKGHDLQRLEAQRNDLNSRVRSLKEELQLLQEPGSYVGEVVKVMGKSKVLVKVHPEGKYVVDIDKSIDITKITPSTRVALRNDSYVLHLILPSKVDPLVNLMKVEKVPDSTYDMIGGLDQQIKEIKEVIELPIKHPELFESLGIAQPKGVLLYGPPGTGKTLLARAVAHHTDCTFIRVSGSELVQKYIGEGSRMVRELFVMAREHAPSIIFMDEIDSIGSSRMESGSGNGDSEVQRTMLELLNQLDGFEASNKIKVLMATNRIDILDQALLRPGRIDRKIEFPNPNAESRFDILKIHSRKMNMMRGIDLKKIAEKMNGASGAELKAVCTEAGMFALRERRVHVTQEDFEMAVAKVMKKETDKNMSLRKLWK from the exons ATGGCGACGGCGGCGATAAGTTCTCGGCCGGCGGATAAATCTAAGCTGAACCACCAGCAAGGCGTTAGTGGCCCTGGTGGCGGTGAGGGGCTTCGGCAGTACTATCAGCAACGTATACAGGATATACAGCTCCTTGTTCGGCAAAAAGGCCACGATCTCCAGCGCCTGGAAGCGCAGCGAAACGACCTTAATTCCCGAG TTCGGTCACTGAAGGAAGAGTTGCAGCTCCTTCAGGAGCCTGGATCCTATGTTGGCGAAGTTGTCAAAGTCATGGGGAAGTCAAAGGTCCTTGTCAAG GTTCATCCCGAGGGGAAGTATGTTGTTGACATTGACAAGAGCATTGACATCACTAAGATTACACCATCAACAAGGGTCGCCTTACGTAATGATAGCTATGTGCTCCACTTGATTTTGCCAAGTAAAGTTGATCCACTGGTGAACCTTATGAAAGTTGAAAAGGTTCCGGACTCTACTTATGACATGATTGGTGGTCTTGACCAGCAAATTAAAGAGATAAAGGAG GTGATTGAACTTCCTATCAAGCATCCTGAACTGTTTGAGAGTCTTGGAATTGCTCAGCCAAAG GGAGTCTTGCTATATGGGCCTCCTGGCACAGGTAAAACTCTTCTTGCAAGGGCAGTGGCTCATCATACTGACTGCACTTTTATCCGAGTTTCTGGGTCAGAATTGGTTCAGAAGTATATAGGAGAAGGCTCCAGGATGGTGAGAGAACTTTTTGTGATGGCCAG AGAGCATGCCCCTTCCATTATATTTATGGACGAAATTGATAGCATAGGGTCTTCACGTATGGAATCTGGAAGTGGCAATGGGGATAGTGAAGTTCAGCGGACTATGCTGGAGCTTCTCAATCAACTTGATGGCTTTGAAGCATCTAACAAGATTAAG GTATTGATGGCTACCAATAGAATTGACATCCTGGACCAAGCTCTACTTAGGCCTGGAAGAATTGATAGGAAAATTGAGTTCCCAAATCCCAATGCAGAG TCTCGGTTTGACATTTTGAAGATACACTCGAGGAAAATGAATATGATGCGAGGGATCGATCTGAAGAAGATTGCTGAGAAAATGAATGGTGCGTCTGGTGCAGAACTTAAG GCTGTTTGCACTGAAGCTGGGATGTTTGCTTTGAGAGAGAGGAGGGTCCATGTAACTCAAGAGGACTTCGAAATGGCTGTTGCCAAGGTCATGAAGAAAGAGACTGACAAAAATATGTCTTTGAGGAAGCTTTGGAAGTAA
- the LOC140819561 gene encoding uncharacterized protein: protein MDKKKVVAPLVCHGHSRPVVDVFYSPITPDGFFLVSASKDSTPMLRNGETGDWIGTFQGHKGAVWSCCLDKPGLRAASASADFSAKLWDAITGDELHSFEHKHIVRACAFSEDTRLLLTGGMEKTLRIFDLNRPDGLPREIEKSPGSVRTLSWLHSDQTILGSCTEVGGVRLWDVRTGAIVRTLETKSSVTSAEVSQDGRYITTADGSTVKFWDANHFGLVKSYDMPCIAESASLEPKYGSKFIVGGEDMWIHVFDFHTGVEVGCNKGHHGPVHCVRFSPGGESYASGSEDGTIRIWQTGPLGDNEKDIPVDSELVHRFEDAHIAREERRDASENSINEKTLDAK, encoded by the exons ATGGATAAGAAGAAGGTTGTAGCTCCACTGGTTTGCCACGGGCATTCGCGTCCAGTGGTTGATGTATTCTACAGCCCCATAACACCTGATGGTTTCTTTCTTGTGAGCGCGAGCAAGG ATTCGACTCCGATGTTGAGGAATGGGGAGACTGGAGATTGGATTGGCACCTTTCAAGGGCATAAAGGTGCAGTGTGGAGTTGTTGCTTAGATAAACCTGGATTGCGTGCTGCCTCTGCGTCAGCTGATTTTTCTGC GAAATTATGGGATGCAATAACTGGGGATGAACTGCATTCATTTGAGCACAAGCACATTGTTCGTGCTTGTGCCTTCTCAGAG GATACACGTCTTTTGCTAACTGGAGGGATGGAAAAAACTCTTCGCATATTCGATCTAAATCGGCCTGATGGACTTCCGCGGGAAATCGAAAAATCTCCTGGTTCTGTCAGGACTCTTTCTTGGCTCCACAGTGATCAAACGATCCTAGGTTCCTGTACTGAAGTGGGAGGGGTGAG GCTGTGGGATGTGAGAACTGGTGCGATTGTTCGAACTCTTGAAACCAAGTCCTCGGTAACCAGCGCTGAAGTGAGTCAAGATGGCCGCTATATAACAACTGCAGATGGGTCAACGGTCAAGTTTTGGGATGCAAATCA cTTTGGATTGGTAAAGAGCTATGATATGCCCTGCATTGCGGAATCAGCTTCATTGGAACCAAAGTATGGTAGCAAGTTCATTGTAGGCGGAGAAGACATGTGGATTCATGTTTTCGATTTTCACACAGGAGTAGAAGTTG GATGCAACAAGGGACACCATGGTCCAGTTCATTGTGTGCGTTTCTCTCCTGGAGGTGAATCTTATGCCTCTGGATCTGAAGATGGTACTATCAGAATATGGCAGACTGGTCCATTGGGTGACAATGAGAAAGATATTCCTGTAGACAGCGAGCTTGTTCACCGGTTTGAGGATGCACATATCGCCAGAGAAGAGAGAAGAGATGCAAGCGAGAACTCTATCAATGAAAAGACACTGGATGCTAAGTAG
- the LOC140819786 gene encoding V-type proton ATPase subunit c''2-like — translation MVASSSSWSRALVQISPYTFSAVGIAISIGVSVLGAAWGIYITGSSLIGAAIKAPRITSKNLISVIFCEAVAIYGVIVAIILQTKLESVPSSSIYEPESLRAGYAIFASGIIVGFANLVCGLCVGIIGSSCALSDAQNSSLFVKILVIEIFGSALGLFGVIVGIIMSAQATWPSKA, via the exons ATGGTGGCGTCATCGAGCTCATGGTCACGAGCTTTGGTTCAGATCTCTCCGTACACCTTCTCCGCCGTCGGAATAGCCATCTCAATCGGTGTTTCAGTCCTCGGCGCCGCCTG GGGAATATATATAACCGGGAGCAGCTTAATAGGCGCTGCCATCAAAGCCCCTCGCATTACTTCCAAAAACCTGATCAG TGTTATTTTCTGTGAGGCTGTCGCCATATATGGAGTTATTGTGGCTATAATTCTTCAAACAAAGCTGGAGAGTGTACCTTCTTCCAGTATTTACGAACCAGAGTCCCTCAGAGCTGGTTATGCCATATTTGCATCTGGAATAATCGTCGGTTTTGCAAACCTTGTTTGTGG GCTATGTGTCGGAATCATAGGAAGCAGCTGTGCGTTATCTGATGCCCAAAACTCGTCGCTTTTTGTTAAAATCCTTGTTATCGAGATATTTGGCAGTGCACTTGGATTGTTCGGTGTCATTGTAGGCATCATCATGTCAGCTCAAGCAACATGGCCATCCAAGGCATGA
- the LOC140820008 gene encoding uncharacterized protein, protein MTCDSEFSLSVTVCTLVLKVYILNHVCGKRYTYYPHLFVCLCTSENMSVTFNFGSEITVTSPYVVPIIDLCSDDETKTTQKVEKTEVKWQGVDVLEPVSDFLGKRKKLKLRHPTTERQSVFKEEDDTAKVEGHRVNKGENWKKKMAGPG, encoded by the exons ATGACATGTGATTCTGAATTTTCCTTGTCTGTTACTGTGTGCAC GTTAGTGTTGAAAGTGTATATATTAAATCATGTGTGTGGCAAAAG ATATACATACTATCCACACTTGTTTGTATGCCTGTGCACTTCCGAAAACATGTCTGTTACTTTTAACTTTGGTTCTGAAATTACTGTCACAAGCCCCTACGTTGTACCGATTATTGATCTTTGTTCCGACGACGAGACCAAAACTACTCAGAAAGTTGAGAAGACTGAAGTGAAATGGCAAGGTGTTGACGTGCTTGAACCTGTCTCTGATTTCCTTGGCAAGAGGAAGAAACTGAAGCTACGTCACCCAACAACGGAGCGACAGTCGGTTTTCAAAGAAGAAGATGACACCGCCAAAGTCGAAGGTCATCGTGTCAACAAAGGTGAAAATTGGAAGAAAAAAATGGCCGGCCCTGGCTAA
- the LOC140820223 gene encoding uncharacterized protein, which yields MHESIPGNSLRGNPHINSKIHVWKKTYSALITLLSKSGVGWNDCNNTIDVTDETSEAIVKTEPTLRSMRHKQWTHYHDWCEIFGNDRATGERTTNFESALHEVLSIDNEVPTAPWLPETLAFNTVDDAEDSKSETNTPSSKPKDLLTSKSKKRKKDSDVEQSIVEAIKNLADITRTTMTDLINKVGSEDKLSDAQDEVLRALDGMTHLSEDEQVLAAKLLFNNHNDLALFQRLGDRGKVCLVNRLLSGN from the exons ATGCATGAATCTATCCCCGGGAATAGTTTACGTGGGAATCCACATATCAACTCGAAGATCCACGtgtggaagaaaacatataGTGCTTTAATTACCTTACTAAGCAAAAGTGGTGTGGGGTGGAATGATTGTAATAACACAATCGATGTGACAGACGAGACGTCGGAGGCAATTGTGAAG ACCGAACCAACGCTACGTTCAATGAGACACAAGCAGTGGACACATTACCATGACTGGTGTGAGATATTTGGAAATGATCGTGCTACAGGTGAGCGCACAACCAATTTCGAGAGTGCACTTCATGAGGTCCTCAGCATAGATAATGAAGTACCTACTGCTCCGTGGCTTCCCGAAACACTTGCATTTAACACAGTTGACGATGCTGAAGACTCTAAATCTGAGACGAATACGCCGTCATCAAAACCCAAGGATCTGCTAACTTCGAAgagtaagaaaaggaagaaaGATAGTGACGTCGAGCAGAGCATAGTTGAAGCCATCAAAAACCTTGCTGACATAACGAGAACCACTATGACAGATTTGATCAACAAGGTTGGTTCAGAGGACAAGCTTTCAGATGCACAGGATGAGGTGTTGCGTGCGTTGGACGGGATGACTCATCTTTCAGAGGACGAGCAAGTGCTTGCTGCTAAGTTGTTGTTTAACAACCACAACGACTTAGCTTTGTTTCAAAGATTAGGTGATCGCGGCAAGGTTTGTTTGGTGAATAGGCTTTTGTCCGGAAATTAA
- the LOC140819921 gene encoding uncharacterized protein — MNFIYALTGWEGSAADARVLRDALSRDDSLRVPRGCYYLCDNGYANVEGFLTPYRRVRYHRDAWGNRACGQQDYKELFNWRHSQARNVIERAFGLLKKRWVILRSPSFYPIKVQNHIILACILLHNFIRSQMDEDPMDNVAEYGGSPFNDTQSAYITSLESSIGWDAWRDEFAMAMWNMNN; from the exons ATGAATTTCATCTACGCTCTGACGGGCTGGGAGGGTTCCGCGGCAGATGCTCGCGTTTTACGAGATGCGCTAAGCAGGGATGATTCGTTGAGAGTTCCACGAG GTTGTTATTATCTATGTGATAATGGATATGCAAATGTTGAGGGTTTCTTGACTCCTTATCGCCGTGTTAGGTATCATCGTGATGCTTGGGGCAATCGTGCTTGCGGCCAACAAGATTACAAAGAGTTGTTCAATTGGAGACACTCCCAAGCTCGGAACGTAATTGAAAGAGCATTTGGTTTGTTAAAAAAAAGATGGGTCATCCTTCGAAGTCCTTCGTTTTACCCAATAAAAGTTCAGAATCATATAATTTTAGCTTGCATTCTATTACACAATTTCATACGAAGTCAAATGGATGAAGATCCAATGGACAACGTAGCAGAGTATGGTGGGAGCCCGTTTAATGACACACAATCTGCTTACATTACCAGTTTGGAGTCTTCGATAGGGTGGGATGCTTGGAGAGACGAGTTTGCAATGGCGATGTGGAACATGAACAATTAA
- the LOC140819278 gene encoding uncharacterized protein: MVSITRRVRRRQAASYSMIGRVNARLSNLHRIIEVGDIQCVTNLRMNRSAFARLCYLLKNVGGLTESRYVRVEEKVAMFLSILAHHKKNRVAGHDYIRSGQTVSVHFHVVLKALLKLHPLLLVKPAPVDEDCRNETWSYFKGCLGALDGTHISVMSLVEIKQDTEIEKVLLR, translated from the exons ATGGTGTCAATTACCCGTCGTGTCCGTCGAAGACAAGCTGCTTCGTACAGCATGATCGGCAGAGTGAATGCTCGATTGAGCAATTTGCATAGAATTATTGAAGTCGGAGATATCCAATGTGTGACTAACTTAAGAATGAATCGAAGCGCGTTTGCAAGACTATGTTATTTGCTAAAAAACGTCGGAGGGTTAACTGAATCAAGGTACGTACGAGTCGAAGAGAAAGTGGCAATGTTCTTGTCTATATTGGCGCATCATAAAAAGAATCGTGTTGCTGGGCATGATTACATACGTAGTGGACAGACAGTTAGTGTTCATTTTCATGTTGTTCTTAAAGCGTTGCTAAAGTTACATCCACTACTCCTTGTGAAGCCAGCTCCTGTCGATGAAGATTGTAGAAATGAAACATGGAGTTATTTTAAG GGTTGCCTCGGCGCATTGGATGGAACCCATATCAGTGTAATGTCCCTTGTCGAGATAAAGCAAGATACAGAAATCGAAAAGGTACTGTTGCGGTGA
- the LOC140819279 gene encoding gibberellin 3-beta-dioxygenase 1-like: MPSKGLADVFSAHSLNLQHKILDFSSLNELPDSHAWTPQGLDHYPTYGGGTCDPEAVPVIDLHDENATELIGHACKRWGVFQVINHNISRNLIDEVEMAGKRLFSLPMYQKLKAARLPNGVSGYGVVRISCFFPKCMWSEGFTIAGSTIEHARQLWPSDYHKFCDTIEECKKEMKNLAHRLMWLMLGSLGITQDDVKWADPKGEVEGGNDILQLNSYPACPDPDRAMGLAAHTDSTILSIIHQSNTSGLQMIREGGSSWITIPPHPGAFVVHVGDLMQILSNGLYPSVLHRAVVNRTQHRLSVAYFFGPPSSVKVGPFKNLVDKFHPQLYRPITWSEYLGIKSRLFDKALTSLRLFDPSTVMN; this comes from the exons ATGCCTTCTAAAGGACTTGCGGATGTATTTAGCGCACACTCCCTCAATCTTCAACACAAAATCCTGGATTTTAGCTCGCTCAACGAGCTACCCGACTCCCATGCATGGACACCCCAAGGCCTCGACCACTACCCTACCTACGGAGGTGGCACGTGTGATCCTGAAGCAGTCCCGGTCATCGACCTACACGACGAAAATGCCACCGAGCTCATCGgccatgcatgcaagagatGGGGTGTGTTCCAAGTTATAAACCACAATATCTCAAGGAATTTGATCGATGAGGTTGAAATGGCGGGGAAAAGGCTTTTCTCTTTGCCGATGTATCAGAAGCTTAAGGCCGCGCGGCTCCCGAACGGCGTATCGGGATACGGGGTGGTGCGTATTTCTTGTTTCTTTCCTAAGTGTATGTGGTCTGAAGGGTTCACCATTGCTGGCTCAACGATCGAACATGCGCGCCAACTTTGGCCAAGCGACTATCACAAGTTTTG TGATACAATAGAAGAATGCAAAAAAGAGATGAAAAACCTAGCGCATCGCCTCATGTGGCTTATGCTCGGGTCGTTGGGCATAACCCAAGACGATGTCAAATGGGCCGACCCAAAAGGAGAGGTGGAAGGTGGAAACGACATCTTACAACTGAACTCATACCCAGCATGCCCGGATCCAGACCGTGCCATGGGCTTGGCGGCCCACACGGACTCCACCATCCTCAGCATTATACACCAAAGCAACACAAGCGGTTTACAAATGATCCGGGAGGGTGGCTCGAGTTGGATCACGATCCCACCCCACCCGGGAGCCTTCGTGGTCCACGTAGGTGACCTCATGCAAATTCTGTCAAATGGGTTGTACCCGAGTGTGCTGCATCGGGCTGTCGTGAACCGGACCCAGCACCGGTTATCGGTGGCCTACTTTTTTGGGCCCCCATCAAGTGTCAAAGTTGGCCCATTTAAGAATCTAGTTGACAAGTTCCACCCCCAACTTTACAGGCCCATCACATGGAGCGAGTATCTTGGCATCAAGTCTAGGCTTTTCGACAAGGCCCTTACATCTTTACGGCTTTTCGACCCATCAACGGTCATGAACTGA